CAAGAAAAAGGGAATGTCATTCTCACCTAGATTCTTTTAATATCAAACTACTATGAAGAAATCACTATATATTTTTCATGATGTGCGTATGTTCTAGTTATGCACAGAATGATTTAAAAAAAGCAGATGAGCTTTATGAAAGACATATGTATGCAGATGCTGCAGTGCTTTATGATCAGCATCTTAATGACTCAAAAAAGGTAGCGCCTGCAACCTGGCAGCATATAGCTGATACGCATTACAATCTCAAAAATTATGAACGTGCAGAGATTGCATACACAAAAACCTTTGATGCGTTAGGATACACGATGGAACCTGCACACATTTGGCAATATTTTGATGTGCTACGCTTCTTAAAAAAGTATGATACGGCAGATGATTTTTATGTAGGCTATTTAAAGCTTTCCAAAAAAGACAAAGAGCTCAACAGATACTATGAAGAAAAGTCTCGGTTTAATGACATTATAGCAAATGACACGCTCTACCAGATTAGAAACCTCGAGATTAACTCTAGCTATGCAGATTTTGGTGGTTCCTTGTATAAAAATAAGCTGGTATTCTCAACAGCTCGCAATGATGAAGAAAATAAACTCTATAAAAGAGATAACACCCCTTACCTATCGCTATATGAGGCCACGATAGATAGTACTGGTTCATATTCTAATATTAAACTTTTTAGTGAGGATCTAGAGACGCAGTACCACGATGCAACTGCAACCTTTTACAATAATGACCAGACCCTCGTATATGCATCAAGTGCACAATCTGGCTCACGTAAAATTTATACAAAGAACAAGAGAAACTTCTTTAAGCTCTACCGTGTGCAGATTAATGATGAAAAGTTTGATAAAGAGGAACTCCCTATTAACGGGAACGGCTATTCCATAGGGCAGCCTTTTGTGACTATAGATGGTAGTCAGCTGTATTTTGTGTCAGACATGCCAGGTGGTTATGGCCGTGCAGATATTTATGTATGTGATATACGTGAGGATGGCTCGCTCTCTACCCCTCGCAATCTGGGCGATGCGATTAATACTCCTTATGATGACTTTTTCCCTTTTATAAAAAATAAAGAACTCTATTTTGCTTCTAAAGGTCACGTAGGTTTTG
The genomic region above belongs to Dokdonia sp. Dokd-P16 and contains:
- a CDS encoding OmpA family protein, whose amino-acid sequence is MMCVCSSYAQNDLKKADELYERHMYADAAVLYDQHLNDSKKVAPATWQHIADTHYNLKNYERAEIAYTKTFDALGYTMEPAHIWQYFDVLRFLKKYDTADDFYVGYLKLSKKDKELNRYYEEKSRFNDIIANDTLYQIRNLEINSSYADFGGSLYKNKLVFSTARNDEENKLYKRDNTPYLSLYEATIDSTGSYSNIKLFSEDLETQYHDATATFYNNDQTLVYASSAQSGSRKIYTKNKRNFFKLYRVQINDEKFDKEELPINGNGYSIGQPFVTIDGSQLYFVSDMPGGYGRADIYVCDIREDGSLSTPRNLGDAINTPYDDFFPFIKNKELYFASKGHVGFGGLDIYKAQLRDGVYSNARNLGLGINSNADDFAYVASNTKNEGYFSSNREGGKGDDDIYSFVYDQGECFQTIEGTVTDAQSGAPLPEVTIIAYDTNNNQVAETLTDAAGTYTLQMGCNIRYNFKASKIGYSKDELDLNTGTEPNGLINFVDFKLANLSDIFITDGEVEKIKINPINFESNRFAINIFAAQQLKRIIDIMNEYPDLVIKIESHTDQRGGASYNQTLSENRATSTRDYLIKNGITSSRIESARGFGESRPIHICDEADDSCTEVQYLENRRSDFIVVRR